The following proteins are co-located in the Sphingorhabdus lutea genome:
- a CDS encoding TonB-dependent receptor, protein MGAREVKISNINNELEFNRQKFKALKLGASSLAICALLASNAALAQQAADEEKPAVTSSEGEIVVTGIRESLANAQKIKRDSDTVVDAITSEDIGALPDRSVTEALQRLPGVSISRFSGSNDPDHFSVEGSGVVIRGLNFVRSEFNGRTAFAAGVGGQALNFSDVPSELLGSVIVSKNATADMVEGGLAGTVNLNTRKPFDNKGFRLAFSAEANYGDFRKEWTPTFSGLISKTWDTDKGTFGLLVSGSYSRIKSRADGLQITNFQTRDNRLVNRAFSNGAQVCRNPLPGSGDTLTLPAPNSPCGTALTTGADGFVDPAAVRYAPLGGQFRRQDFDRKRNGQTIAAQFESIDQKTLITAEFIRSHSSSAWSERTFETAPDTAEYGTFPIGCQQNSNGPYVRVPDSRGNFSNGDPTTRGQCVAGQYTDYVYDSNNLFQSGYITNPNNGWRGNNAFVPIGGLQQTLGNRGVEESTTNKDFGLNLKTELTDRLHLNLDAQYATSRKKNLDVSVFGSTFADQELDLTGDLPSVTPHKPNFLSYSWGGDQTTGGLPAATDAQYFADPRFTFWRAAMDHIEDSEGTQYAFKGDLSYDFGEDSFFKSAKIGANYQDREQIVRYSTYNWGVLSEVWGGSRPVNFADTPGQVELYSAPNFFRGQVNGPPTANYYNGNLTKDYTGSSAFFRTVVDRWNALGAGQAGWQPLANRGGTNGAFLPTEIQPVTQQDFAAYGMLNFGTDNFAGDTRLSGNIGLRYVNTNVTSAGSLGVGSAASLGISGTFASRCATITLPNGQTSTPGGICDEGPAAYLQLQQFANGSSQYNVARGDYNYLLPSLNLKLGLSDDIVLRFAGSKVLARADNAVLRNFMNVSLDGSGALTAEVGNPAIRPATAWQFDATAEWYFARVGSITFNAFYKDISDFFYQNVRTIQFTSNNITRDILVRGPDNFDGKGKVKGFEIAYQQTYDFLPGFLSGLGFSGNYTYIKSKGLPNSFLNGGVNSPGSTVPTGNLPLEQLSKHNINAALFYEKGPVSLRAAYNWRSRFLLTAADVIFPFYSIFNEPTGQLDASAFINLTDNIKIGVQGVNLLNEVTRTSQAYTGDPSQLAPRSYFMNDRRFSFVLRGNF, encoded by the coding sequence ATGGGAGCGAGAGAAGTAAAAATCTCTAATATAAATAATGAGTTAGAGTTTAATAGACAGAAATTTAAGGCATTAAAATTGGGCGCATCGTCATTGGCGATTTGCGCCCTTTTGGCATCCAATGCCGCCCTTGCCCAACAGGCTGCAGACGAGGAAAAACCGGCTGTAACAAGCAGCGAAGGCGAAATTGTCGTTACCGGAATTCGCGAGAGCTTGGCCAATGCGCAAAAAATTAAACGCGACTCTGACACCGTTGTCGATGCGATTACTTCGGAAGATATTGGCGCCCTTCCCGACCGCTCGGTGACTGAGGCTTTGCAGCGCCTACCGGGCGTTTCCATCAGCCGCTTTTCTGGTTCAAATGACCCTGATCACTTCTCGGTTGAAGGTTCTGGCGTTGTTATTCGCGGGTTAAACTTTGTGCGCTCTGAATTTAATGGTCGCACTGCTTTTGCTGCGGGTGTTGGTGGACAGGCACTTAACTTCTCTGATGTTCCTTCTGAATTATTGGGATCGGTCATTGTGTCGAAAAACGCCACGGCGGATATGGTCGAAGGCGGATTGGCCGGCACGGTAAATCTGAACACTAGAAAGCCTTTTGATAATAAGGGCTTTAGGCTCGCCTTTTCAGCAGAGGCCAATTATGGCGATTTCCGTAAAGAATGGACGCCGACTTTTTCTGGTTTAATCAGCAAAACATGGGACACGGATAAAGGCACATTCGGCCTGTTGGTCAGCGGTTCTTACTCTCGCATTAAAAGCCGCGCAGATGGCCTGCAAATTACCAATTTCCAAACTCGTGACAACCGCTTGGTAAACCGTGCATTCTCCAATGGGGCGCAGGTTTGCCGCAACCCATTGCCCGGCAGCGGTGATACGCTAACATTGCCAGCGCCAAATTCACCATGCGGCACGGCATTAACTACTGGCGCAGATGGCTTTGTTGATCCAGCGGCCGTTCGTTATGCCCCACTTGGCGGACAATTTAGACGTCAAGATTTTGACCGTAAACGTAATGGCCAAACAATTGCGGCGCAATTTGAAAGCATTGATCAAAAAACGCTTATCACTGCTGAATTTATTCGTTCCCACTCATCCTCCGCATGGTCAGAGCGCACATTTGAAACCGCGCCTGATACTGCGGAATATGGCACATTCCCGATTGGGTGTCAGCAAAACAGCAATGGTCCATATGTTCGCGTTCCCGATTCACGCGGTAACTTTAGCAATGGTGATCCCACCACGCGCGGGCAATGTGTTGCGGGCCAATATACCGACTATGTTTATGATTCGAATAATTTATTCCAATCTGGCTATATCACCAACCCCAATAATGGCTGGCGCGGTAATAACGCCTTTGTGCCCATTGGCGGTTTGCAACAAACATTGGGCAATCGCGGCGTGGAGGAATCCACCACTAATAAAGATTTTGGCCTTAACTTAAAAACCGAATTAACCGACAGATTACACCTTAACCTTGATGCGCAATATGCCACATCGCGTAAGAAAAATTTGGACGTTAGCGTTTTTGGATCAACCTTTGCGGATCAGGAACTTGACCTGACCGGTGATTTGCCGTCGGTAACCCCGCATAAGCCAAATTTCCTTTCCTATTCATGGGGTGGAGATCAAACAACGGGCGGGCTTCCTGCTGCAACCGACGCCCAATATTTTGCCGACCCGCGCTTTACATTTTGGCGTGCAGCTATGGACCATATTGAGGATAGCGAAGGCACTCAATATGCATTTAAGGGTGATTTAAGCTATGATTTTGGCGAAGACTCATTCTTCAAATCAGCAAAAATTGGTGCAAATTATCAGGACCGCGAACAAATTGTTCGCTATTCAACCTATAATTGGGGCGTATTAAGCGAAGTTTGGGGCGGCAGCCGTCCAGTTAATTTTGCCGATACCCCTGGACAAGTTGAATTATATTCCGCGCCCAATTTCTTCCGTGGTCAAGTAAATGGCCCACCAACAGCAAATTATTATAATGGTAATTTGACGAAAGATTATACCGGATCATCTGCATTTTTCCGCACCGTCGTTGACCGCTGGAATGCTTTAGGTGCTGGACAGGCTGGTTGGCAGCCACTTGCAAATCGTGGAGGCACAAATGGTGCATTTTTGCCGACTGAAATCCAACCTGTTACACAACAAGATTTCGCAGCCTATGGTATGTTGAATTTTGGAACTGATAATTTTGCCGGTGATACGCGTTTATCCGGCAATATTGGCCTACGTTATGTGAACACCAATGTTACCAGCGCAGGTAGCTTGGGTGTGGGCTCTGCTGCTTCACTGGGCATATCAGGGACATTTGCATCACGTTGTGCGACCATCACCCTGCCCAATGGACAAACAAGCACCCCCGGCGGTATATGTGATGAAGGTCCAGCGGCCTATTTACAATTACAGCAATTTGCCAATGGATCATCGCAATATAATGTTGCACGGGGCGATTATAATTATCTATTGCCCAGCCTGAATTTAAAATTGGGCTTAAGTGATGATATTGTCTTGCGTTTTGCTGGGTCAAAGGTTTTGGCACGCGCAGATAATGCGGTGCTTCGCAACTTTATGAATGTTTCATTAGATGGCTCTGGCGCATTAACGGCCGAAGTTGGAAATCCTGCCATTCGCCCTGCAACAGCATGGCAATTTGATGCGACCGCCGAATGGTATTTCGCACGCGTAGGTTCGATAACATTCAACGCATTTTATAAAGATATTAGCGACTTCTTCTATCAAAATGTCCGCACCATCCAATTTACAAGCAATAATATCACCCGTGATATTTTGGTTCGTGGTCCAGATAATTTTGACGGAAAAGGTAAGGTTAAGGGCTTTGAAATTGCTTATCAGCAAACCTATGACTTCTTACCTGGTTTCTTAAGCGGCCTTGGTTTCTCTGGCAATTATACTTATATTAAAAGTAAGGGCCTGCCGAATAGCTTCTTAAATGGCGGGGTAAATTCACCAGGATCAACTGTTCCCACTGGCAATTTGCCATTGGAACAATTGTCAAAACATAATATCAATGCAGCATTATTTTATGAAAAAGGTCCAGTATCTTTACGTGCGGCATATAATTGGCGCTCACGCTTCTTGCTGACTGCGGCGGATGTTATCTTCCCATTCTACTCCATCTTTAATGAACCAACGGGCCAATTGGATGCATCTGCATTTATCAACTTGACCGATAATATTAAAATTGGTGTTCAAGGGGTGAATTTGCTGAACGAAGTGACAAGGACCTCACAGGCATATACCGGTGATCCAAGTCAATTGGCACCGCGTTCATATTTCATGAACGACCGTCGATTCTCATTCGTGCTTCGCGGTAATTTTTAA
- a CDS encoding DMT family transporter — MTHPVTSETIGDTASKEIAAEIKQQDQMNSPANVEDEPHFLNLKIIVPFMLVSLIWGSTWLVIADQINAVPPSWSVTYRFIVAAIGMFILCKVLKEKLHMPLATHGLAMIIGLVQFALNFNFVYAAEHHITSGLVAVLFALLIIPNALFGKWFLGKSVSKNFWIGAGIASLGVTLLLVHEYRQAPGDPMEVVIGIFLTLIAVLLASSANIIQAAKRVSAYPIVVILAWSMLYGMVANALLSLIIAGAPSFDPRPSYIAGILYLGLIGSVVTFPLYFKLIREIGPGKAAYTSVFIPVVAMILSTIFEAYIWSGMAIIGAILAMLGLAQSMRSR, encoded by the coding sequence ATGACACATCCTGTAACAAGCGAAACAATTGGCGATACAGCAAGCAAAGAAATCGCCGCCGAAATAAAACAGCAGGACCAAATGAACAGCCCAGCCAATGTTGAGGATGAGCCCCATTTTTTAAACTTAAAAATTATTGTCCCCTTCATGCTTGTCTCCCTTATTTGGGGATCAACATGGCTGGTGATTGCCGACCAAATAAACGCCGTCCCGCCCAGCTGGTCGGTGACATATCGCTTCATTGTCGCGGCAATTGGTATGTTTATATTATGTAAGGTTTTGAAGGAAAAATTACATATGCCGCTGGCCACCCATGGATTGGCCATGATAATTGGATTGGTGCAATTTGCATTAAATTTTAATTTTGTTTACGCCGCCGAACATCATATCACATCGGGATTGGTGGCGGTTTTATTTGCATTGTTAATCATTCCCAATGCGCTGTTCGGCAAATGGTTTTTGGGCAAATCGGTCAGCAAAAATTTCTGGATTGGCGCAGGCATTGCTTCATTGGGCGTGACATTATTATTGGTGCATGAATATCGCCAAGCGCCAGGTGATCCGATGGAAGTGGTTATAGGCATATTTTTAACATTAATTGCTGTTTTGCTTGCCTCCTCGGCCAATATAATTCAGGCCGCCAAACGGGTCAGCGCCTATCCCATTGTTGTTATTTTGGCTTGGTCTATGCTCTATGGCATGGTGGCAAATGCGCTGCTCTCCCTCATTATAGCAGGTGCGCCCAGCTTTGACCCAAGGCCAAGCTATATTGCAGGTATTTTATATTTGGGTTTAATTGGCTCGGTGGTCACTTTTCCGCTATATTTTAAACTCATCCGCGAAATTGGCCCGGGCAAGGCCGCCTATACCAGCGTGTTTATTCCTGTTGTTGCCATGATATTATCGACAATTTTTGAAGCATATATCTGGTCTGGCATGGCAATTATTGGCGCGATACTTGCCATGTTGGGATTGGCCCAATCAATGCGTTCACGTTAA
- a CDS encoding tryptophan halogenase family protein: MIKNDSSFIGSAIKDIVIVGGGTAGWMAAAAFSRFLDNGNRNITLVESEEIGTVGVGEATIPAIINFNKMLEISENDFLRATQGTFKLGIEFVNWGQVGDSYFHPFGNYGQDLHGINFHQLYLREHALGDKRSISQYCMSAMAAQNGRFGRASANARSPVSEIFYAYHFDASLYAKMLREYAENNKVNRQEGRVVDVVRHAENGFVESVILDDGRKISGDLFIDCSGFRALLIGDALGEEYEDWSKWLPVDRAFAVPTTNIMSPVPFTRSTAHEAGWQWRIPLQHRTGNGHVYSSKFIPDDVAQQILMSNLEGEPLAAPKQLRFTTGRRKNSWSHNVVALGLSGGFLEPLESTSIHLIQNGIARLFALFPDKGFNPIEREEYNKGMSELYEDIRDFIILHYHATQREDSEFWRYVKNMSIPTSLERKMDLFKSRGRVFRENAELFGLPSWVAVMLGQNIWPYGWDTLADALDEGRVRDAMRQMRDVYAATAQALPTHEEFIKMSGAWAADDERMLK; the protein is encoded by the coding sequence ATGATAAAAAATGACAGTTCATTTATAGGTAGCGCAATTAAGGACATAGTCATTGTAGGCGGGGGCACAGCGGGATGGATGGCCGCCGCAGCATTTAGCCGTTTTTTGGATAATGGAAACCGCAATATCACGCTGGTTGAATCCGAAGAAATTGGCACTGTTGGCGTGGGAGAGGCGACAATTCCCGCGATAATCAATTTTAACAAAATGTTGGAAATATCTGAAAATGACTTTTTACGCGCCACGCAAGGGACGTTTAAATTGGGCATTGAATTTGTCAATTGGGGACAGGTTGGCGATTCCTATTTCCATCCATTTGGCAATTATGGTCAAGATTTGCACGGCATAAATTTTCATCAATTATATCTGCGTGAACATGCATTGGGTGATAAAAGGTCAATCTCGCAATATTGCATGTCGGCCATGGCAGCACAAAATGGCCGTTTTGGCAGGGCAAGCGCCAATGCACGTTCGCCCGTTTCGGAAATATTTTACGCCTATCATTTTGATGCGTCTCTATATGCAAAAATGCTGCGCGAATATGCCGAAAATAATAAGGTAAATCGGCAAGAGGGCCGCGTTGTCGATGTGGTCAGGCACGCCGAAAATGGCTTTGTCGAATCGGTTATATTGGATGATGGCCGCAAAATATCAGGTGATTTATTCATTGATTGTTCGGGTTTTCGCGCTTTGTTAATTGGCGATGCATTGGGCGAGGAATATGAAGATTGGAGCAAATGGCTGCCCGTGGACCGCGCCTTTGCCGTGCCGACGACAAATATTATGTCGCCAGTTCCCTTTACCCGTTCAACGGCGCATGAAGCAGGCTGGCAATGGCGAATCCCCTTGCAACATCGCACTGGCAACGGCCATGTTTATTCCAGTAAATTTATACCGGATGACGTGGCGCAGCAGATTTTAATGTCCAATTTGGAAGGTGAGCCACTGGCCGCGCCCAAACAGCTGCGCTTCACAACGGGGCGGCGCAAAAATAGCTGGAGCCATAATGTTGTGGCGCTTGGCCTATCGGGTGGTTTTTTGGAGCCGCTTGAATCCACCAGCATTCATTTAATTCAAAATGGCATTGCACGATTATTTGCCCTATTCCCTGATAAAGGCTTTAACCCAATTGAGCGCGAAGAATATAATAAAGGGATGAGCGAGCTTTATGAGGATATTCGCGATTTCATCATCCTGCATTATCATGCCACACAAAGGGAGGATTCCGAATTTTGGCGTTATGTCAAAAATATGTCCATTCCCACCTCATTGGAACGCAAGATGGATTTGTTTAAAAGCCGTGGCCGCGTTTTTCGTGAAAATGCCGAATTATTCGGCTTGCCCAGCTGGGTCGCGGTAATGCTGGGGCAAAATATATGGCCCTATGGATGGGACACATTGGCAGATGCATTGGATGAAGGCAGGGTCAGGGACGCGATGCGCCAAATGCGCGATGTATATGCTGCCACTGCGCAGGCGCTGCCCACCCATGAGGAATTTATAAAAATGTCGGGCGCATGGGCCGCGGATGACGAACGGATGCTAAAATGA
- a CDS encoding cupin-like domain-containing protein translates to MVQICPPQEIRICENISDEIFHNEIRTAHQPVILRGLVADWPAVHAAKMGDEAMAAYLNECGTTQPITALAAPPSAKGRFYYNDEMTGFNFITAKGNMAQFLQELLQENKKDEGFAMAVQSEILRIISPPFAMQNRLDLLPDVDARIWIGNKVRVATHFDLSENVACNVAGRRKFTLFPPDQLANLYLGPMELTPAGTPVSMVDPQHPDLGKYPRFAKAWEHVQTSILEAGDALYIPYGWWHAVDSLDSLNILVNYWWNNPHIKMASPYDALLHMIAAYRHLPDHQKQIWQNITNNYVFSKNDVAAHLPEQSKGMLANYSPLLIENMINHLKRSIA, encoded by the coding sequence ATGGTGCAAATTTGCCCGCCACAAGAAATAAGAATATGCGAAAATATAAGTGATGAAATTTTTCACAATGAAATTCGCACGGCCCATCAACCCGTTATTTTGCGCGGGCTGGTGGCCGATTGGCCCGCCGTCCATGCCGCAAAAATGGGTGATGAGGCGATGGCTGCCTATTTGAATGAATGCGGCACGACACAGCCTATAACCGCTCTTGCCGCGCCGCCATCTGCCAAAGGCCGATTTTATTATAATGATGAAATGACGGGATTTAACTTTATTACCGCAAAGGGGAATATGGCGCAATTTTTGCAAGAATTGCTGCAAGAAAATAAAAAAGACGAAGGCTTTGCCATGGCCGTACAGTCGGAGATATTGCGGATAATTTCGCCGCCCTTTGCCATGCAAAACCGGTTGGACCTATTGCCCGATGTGGATGCCCGCATTTGGATTGGCAATAAAGTGCGGGTGGCAACCCATTTTGACCTTAGCGAAAATGTGGCATGTAATGTTGCGGGGCGGCGAAAATTCACGTTATTTCCGCCCGATCAGTTGGCAAATTTATATCTTGGGCCAATGGAGCTTACCCCCGCCGGAACGCCGGTTTCTATGGTTGATCCGCAACATCCCGATTTGGGAAAATATCCCCGTTTCGCAAAGGCATGGGAACATGTACAAACCTCCATATTGGAGGCAGGAGACGCGCTATATATACCCTATGGTTGGTGGCATGCGGTGGATAGTTTGGACAGTCTTAATATATTGGTCAATTATTGGTGGAATAACCCGCATATCAAAATGGCATCCCCCTATGATGCATTATTGCATATGATTGCCGCCTATCGCCATTTGCCGGACCATCAAAAGCAAATTTGGCAGAATATTACAAATAATTATGTGTTTTCTAAAAATGACGTTGCGGCCCATTTGCCCGAACAATCAAAGGGGATGTTGGCGAATTATTCGCCTTTATTGATTGAAAATATGATAAACCATTTAAAGCGTAGCATAGCTTAA
- a CDS encoding SDR family NAD(P)-dependent oxidoreductase, whose protein sequence is MMKHMTKNMLIFGLGYTASFLRTALIEGGWQVTATQRGAGAYSMAFEDEDAVLAAIKNASFILSSVPPKNGTDPVLEKYGAAILDAAPQWSGYLSSTGVYGDVKGAWVDEHSPIGTGRRTDRAKADMAWQNYGAHIFRLPGIYGPGRNMLDRIIEGRAKKIDMPNQIFSRIHVQDIVAAIIKSFNRPNGVYNIGDNYPCSQNELVDYACQLLGKPPPALLSLQQADLSPMAMGFYAENRRVSNMKAKRILAWTPQFGDYRAGLLNCYQQDGY, encoded by the coding sequence ATGATGAAACATATGACAAAAAATATGCTGATATTTGGCCTTGGCTATACTGCCTCTTTCCTGCGTACCGCATTGATAGAAGGGGGGTGGCAGGTGACGGCGACGCAAAGGGGGGCTGGCGCGTATAGCATGGCATTTGAAGATGAAGATGCGGTGTTGGCGGCCATAAAAAATGCTAGCTTCATTCTTTCCTCTGTCCCGCCGAAAAATGGAACGGATCCCGTTTTGGAAAAATATGGGGCGGCCATATTGGATGCTGCGCCCCAATGGAGCGGATATTTATCCTCCACCGGTGTTTATGGCGATGTAAAGGGCGCATGGGTGGATGAACATAGCCCCATTGGCACAGGGCGCAGAACAGATAGGGCCAAAGCTGACATGGCATGGCAAAATTATGGGGCACATATTTTCCGCCTGCCCGGAATATATGGACCGGGCCGCAATATGTTGGACCGAATTATAGAAGGTAGGGCAAAGAAAATTGACATGCCCAACCAAATTTTCAGCCGCATTCATGTTCAGGATATTGTAGCGGCAATTATAAAATCATTTAATCGGCCCAATGGCGTTTATAATATTGGAGATAATTATCCATGTAGCCAAAATGAGCTGGTTGATTATGCATGTCAATTATTGGGTAAGCCGCCGCCTGCGCTTTTATCTTTGCAGCAGGCCGATCTATCCCCGATGGCAATGGGGTTTTATGCTGAAAACCGACGTGTTTCCAATATGAAGGCGAAAAGGATTTTGGCATGGACGCCGCAATTTGGCGATTATCGCGCGGGTTTATTAAATTGTTATCAGCAAGATGGATATTAA
- a CDS encoding tryptophan halogenase family protein: MTQDDMIQRIVIVGGGTAGWMAAAAFSRVLGAMPGLLITLIESDAIGTVGVGEATIPDICLFNNLLGINENLFMRETGATYKLGIEFVDWYKKGHSYVHPFGNYGIDMLGIEFHHMWLRGLSIGDNSNIDEYSIATMAGKMERFMRPDVNQPNSPLSKFSYAFQFDAGRYAQFLRRRSQAQGVERIEGKIVDTLLDSQNGHVRHVQLEDGSKIEGDLFIDCSGFRALLIGGAMGVGFEDWTKWLPCDRAVAMPCAYPNGQSGADSEPLTRSIAQPAGWQWRIPLQHRIGNGHVYSSAHMNAQEAEKILRDNLDGEVLGEANHIRFTAGHRKKAWVKNVISLGLSGGFLEPLESTAIHLVQTGISRILTLFPTRKCNVKEIERFNQQSIEDYVTIRDFLILHYKATSRDDSEFWDYCRNLEPPSGLADKLAMFESSGRVFRENNELFTETSWLSVMVGQGVKAGGYHPAAHLISEVETKERLRHIRGVIKQTANAMPAQADFLRQQGAIMPQEEMK; this comes from the coding sequence ATGACACAGGATGATATGATCCAGCGCATTGTCATTGTCGGCGGGGGCACGGCGGGATGGATGGCGGCGGCAGCATTTTCGCGCGTTTTAGGGGCGATGCCCGGTCTTTTAATCACGCTTATCGAATCCGACGCCATTGGAACAGTGGGCGTGGGGGAGGCGACAATCCCCGATATTTGCCTGTTCAACAATTTATTGGGCATCAATGAAAATTTATTTATGCGCGAAACAGGCGCGACATATAAATTGGGTATAGAATTTGTCGATTGGTATAAAAAAGGGCATAGCTATGTCCACCCATTTGGCAATTATGGCATTGATATGTTGGGTATTGAATTTCACCATATGTGGCTGCGCGGTTTATCAATTGGCGATAATTCAAATATTGATGAATATTCCATTGCAACGATGGCAGGAAAAATGGAGCGCTTTATGCGTCCAGATGTCAATCAACCCAATTCGCCGCTTTCCAAATTTAGCTATGCCTTTCAATTTGATGCGGGCCGATATGCCCAATTTTTACGCCGTCGTTCACAGGCACAGGGCGTCGAGAGAATAGAAGGCAAAATTGTTGATACTTTGCTGGACAGCCAAAACGGGCATGTGCGCCATGTTCAATTGGAGGATGGAAGCAAGATAGAGGGTGATTTATTCATTGATTGTTCGGGCTTTCGCGCTTTGTTAATTGGCGGGGCAATGGGCGTTGGGTTTGAAGATTGGACCAAATGGCTGCCCTGTGACCGTGCGGTTGCCATGCCATGCGCCTATCCAAATGGGCAAAGCGGCGCGGATAGCGAGCCATTAACGCGTAGCATCGCACAGCCTGCGGGCTGGCAATGGCGCATCCCCCTGCAACATAGAATTGGCAATGGCCATGTTTATTCCAGCGCCCATATGAATGCGCAGGAGGCGGAGAAAATATTGCGGGATAATTTGGATGGTGAGGTTTTGGGGGAGGCAAATCATATCCGCTTTACCGCCGGCCACCGGAAAAAAGCATGGGTAAAAAATGTCATTTCATTGGGTCTTTCGGGCGGGTTTTTAGAACCACTGGAATCAACCGCCATTCATTTGGTTCAAACCGGCATTTCCAGAATATTGACATTATTTCCGACGCGGAAATGTAACGTCAAAGAAATTGAACGTTTTAATCAGCAATCAATCGAAGATTATGTGACCATAAGGGATTTTTTAATCCTGCATTATAAAGCGACCAGCCGAGATGATAGCGAATTTTGGGATTATTGCCGCAATTTGGAACCGCCCAGTGGATTGGCCGATAAATTGGCGATGTTTGAATCTTCGGGCCGTGTTTTTCGCGAAAATAATGAATTATTTACTGAGACAAGCTGGCTTTCCGTCATGGTCGGACAGGGGGTTAAAGCAGGCGGATATCATCCCGCCGCGCATTTAATTTCAGAGGTTGAGACCAAAGAAAGGCTGCGCCATATTCGCGGCGTCATAAAACAAACCGCAAATGCCATGCCGGCACAGGCCGATTTTTTGCGGCAGCAGGGCGCAATTATGCCGCAGGAGGAAATGAAGTAA
- a CDS encoding threonine aldolase family protein, with the protein MQFFSDNSALVHPKIMEAIAKANHVDAAYGADKWSAQLNEKFGEIFGAEIIVHPVSTGTAANCLALAAMTQPYQGILCHEEAHIVVDECGAPGFFTAGAQIIPIGGDGAKINPHMLTHIISAIRDDVHQVQPACLSITNASEYGMAYTPSEIRELADIIEKNNPANNGRRQGKIGLHVDGARFANVVAMGNYSAAELTHLSGVDALSFGCIKNGGMNAEALIFFNTDLAKASEYRRKRAGHLHSKGRFMAAQLLAMIEDDLWLENAHAANHAAQIIASACGDRLLYPVQVNEIFLRLTADEAQKLRNQGFDFYDWGVNGARLVTSWHHSPADVTPLANAISDLGEFQAS; encoded by the coding sequence ATGCAATTTTTCTCTGATAATAGCGCGCTGGTCCATCCCAAAATAATGGAAGCAATTGCCAAGGCAAATCATGTTGACGCAGCCTATGGCGCGGATAAATGGAGCGCCCAGTTAAATGAAAAATTTGGTGAAATTTTTGGCGCTGAAATTATCGTTCATCCGGTTTCAACCGGCACGGCGGCAAATTGCCTTGCCCTTGCCGCAATGACACAGCCTTATCAGGGCATATTATGCCATGAAGAAGCCCATATTGTGGTTGATGAATGCGGTGCGCCTGGTTTTTTCACCGCTGGTGCGCAAATTATCCCCATTGGCGGCGATGGCGCGAAAATAAATCCCCATATGCTGACGCACATAATATCCGCCATCCGCGACGATGTGCATCAGGTGCAACCGGCATGCCTATCCATCACCAATGCCAGCGAATATGGCATGGCATATACCCCGTCGGAAATTCGTGAATTGGCCGATATTATTGAGAAAAATAACCCGGCAAATAATGGGCGGCGACAAGGCAAAATCGGCTTGCATGTCGATGGGGCCAGATTTGCCAATGTCGTGGCCATGGGCAATTATAGTGCTGCGGAATTAACGCATTTATCGGGCGTGGATGCGCTGTCCTTTGGCTGCATTAAAAATGGCGGCATGAATGCAGAGGCGCTGATTTTCTTTAACACCGACCTTGCCAAGGCAAGCGAATATCGCCGCAAACGTGCAGGGCATTTACATTCAAAGGGCCGTTTCATGGCCGCGCAATTATTGGCAATGATAGAGGATGATTTATGGCTGGAAAATGCACATGCCGCCAATCATGCCGCCCAAATTATTGCATCGGCATGTGGCGACAGATTGCTATACCCCGTCCAAGTGAATGAAATTTTTCTGCGTTTAACCGCCGATGAGGCGCAAAAATTGCGCAATCAAGGCTTTGATTTTTACGATTGGGGCGTCAATGGCGCACGTTTGGTAACAAGTTGGCACCACAGTCCGGCCGATGTCACCCCCTTGGCCAATGCAATATCCGATTTAGGCGAATTTCAAGCATCATGA